tggccagcaaactcgcctgactttaaccccatagaaaatctatggggtattgtgaagaggaagatgcgatatgccagacccaagaatgcagaagagctgaaggccactatcagagcaacctgggctctcataacacctgagcagtgccacagactgatcgactccatgccacgccgcattgctgcagtaattcaggcaaaaggagccccaacaaagtattgagtgctgtacatgctcatacttttcatgttcatacttttcagttggccaagatttctaaatatcttttctttgtattggtcttaagtaatattctaattttctgagatactgaattggtattttccttagttgtcagttataatcataaaaattaaaagaaataaacatttgaaatatatcagtgtgtgtaatgaatgaatataatatacaagtttcattttttgaatagaattagtgaaataaataaactttttgatgatattctaattatatgaccagcatctGTATATCAAATACAAGCAGAGGGACACAGTCTTGGCTCCTGCCTACCTCTTGCTCTTTAACTTCTGTTTGTTCTCCATCTGGTGctaaacacactttaaaaaaggaaaaacaaaagcagaaagacaaaaagagacTATGTTTCAGTCGCTTTCCTTCAAAGGGAGGAATGTATGTGCCTGACTGTGTCCTGTGAGCTCTGCCATTGGTCCTGACAGCTGTCACTCATCCGAGAGGCTCTGAGAAACTAGGCAGGTGGTACACTCTTCAAAGTTCTCCCTAGGGATTGTGTTCCCTGCCAAAAttaaccccaacacacacacacacacacacacacacacacacacacacacacacacacacacacacacacacacacacacacacacacacacacacacatacagtgtattaGTATGGGTCagttctctctttctgtttgagCCAGTGTTGGAGTACAGAAGAAAGTGTATGTATGACAGAAGAAGTACAGCACTGCGTCCAGACCTGTAGACTTATTACTATTTATGTATGAGGGGATCATTCTAACTCGGGACTTTTAAGAAAGGTGAGTATCAAGCTATAGAATTAACCAACTCTCACACACTCcctttatacacacacagacagaccgaTACACAAAACGAGAGAAGACAGCACAGAAATAGCATCTGTCAGAATGAAATCAATTTAATACCCTTTCAGACTTTTCTTGTATTCACTTTTAACAGTTTTTGATTCCTTTCATTTGCAAGCATGAATCAATCTATGGATTTATATGTAAAGATATGGCTTAATAATGGTAGGAAAATATTGTCAGATCCATCAGATTTTAGGAAGCAAAAAGGATCCTATATTTAGTATTATGACTAATGCGATTAATCactgtgtatgtatttatttgtgaatgacTAAACGCAGTGTGTCTGGTTGATGATCTGAGAAAAGGTGTATATATTAGTTTAGAAATACTTGTTTGATGTTCTTCGCAGAATTTGTGTGCGTTTCAGTGTGAAACTGCTAAGCTAAATAAACACAGTAGCTCAACTGAGAGGCTTTTAGATTCATATATAATGGTGAAACActtttagaattttattattgGAATCTATGAACATAAAGGCTAAGGTTTTCAAGctaagaatttatttaaaaatatatataaataaataaataataaaaaatacattatattttagttttctatacagaaaatcatttgaaaattatttaatcaaatcacTAATTGTTTTGTTGACAAGTAAGATATAAAAAGAAGTCAGTGTCAACTTAATACAAAGTAGATATTTTGTATTAGATATTATCTGGAAAGTAGATATACTTAtagacatatttataatattttttttcacactgtacattaaaaaaagttaagatGCTTTAATGTTTAGTTTAAGATAATCTGTTAACAGACAGTATGTAGTACAGAGAGTATGAAGTGTGTTGGAAGatccttatgtgtgtgtgtgtgtgtgtgtgtgtgtgtgtgtgtgtgtgtgtgtgtgtgtgtgtgtgtgtgtgtgcaggggtcGAGTACGTCCACCTGTTTCAGGTCATGCTCAGGCATGAAGACATGTCAGTGAAACCTCAGGGCCACATGACCAAATACATCCCTCAAACATGACAAAGAACCTTCAACACACCCCtctaataatatatgtgtgtgttagcGTGTATCTGTGTGCATATGTAaatacttaaccatattttggggacaaatttagACTCAGGATTAATCTATAGCTgacaaaaatgaatgattttaaattttttctggtATGGTTAGGTTATGGTATTTTTAactatatgcatacatatatattcaatAGAAGTCCACAACCACATTTAGATGACTAAGTAGACGTGTGTGTTAATACATGCTGgaccttttattttcttttcttttgggacataaatttaagaaaaaattaatacataagtAAGAGTATACAAGTATTTTACCCTTTTGTAGAGATGTATTTTAAGGCTTACTGGATTGTGCTTATTCATTTCCCGTATTTTCTTAATTTAGATAACCTTTGCCAATTATTATTCAGACTAATTAATGTAGAATTTTCACATCTGCCATTTAGTGATTATCGGCCATTACTGGTTATAAGCTTAATTAAAATTGGTGtatctctgtatttttgtgtgcatttgcagGTGGGCACGCAACAGTAATGGGAGACTGGAACTCGCTTGGGAAGCTTTTGGAAAGTGCCCAGGAACACTCCACGGTGGTGGGCAAAGTCTGGCTCACCGTACTCTTCATCTTCCGCATCTTGGTGCTCAGTGCTGCCGCAGAGAAGGTTTGGGGCGATGAGCAGTCCGGTTTCACCTGCGACACCAAACAACCTGGTTGCCAGAACGTATGCTATGATGTAACCTTCCCGATCTCTCACATCCGATTCTGGGTGCTTCAGATCATCTTCGTCTCCACTCCGACACTGATCTACCTGGGCCACATCCTGCACCTGGTGCGCAtggaacagaaacaaaaacacaatgaggCAGGCGGGACGGACAAACAGGCacttttgagcaccaaatctgtaAAAGGTCCCATACGTGACGAACAGGGGAAGATCCGTCTGCAGGGAATCTTGCTACGCACGTATGTCTTCAACATCATCTTCAAAACACTGTTTGAGGTGGGCTTCATTGTGGCACAGTACTTCCTGTACGGATTCGAGCTCAAGCCACTGTATACCTGCAACAGATGGCCCTGTCCCAACACCGTCAACTGCTACATCTCACGACCTACAGAAAAAACCATCTTCATCATATTTATGCTGGCCGTGGCCTGTGTTTCTCTGCTACTCAACCTGGTGGAGATGTACCACCTGGGTTTCACCAAATGCCACCAGGGTCTTCGATACAGGCGCTCTCATTCTGTCTGCGATACTGAATCTAAAGCGCCTAGTGAGGATGTGGTGGTTCCGTTTGTGCCAAACTACCCGTATTTTCCACCTCACGCACCACCTCCGGCTCCCTTTCCCACAGAGCCACACTTCAACCTCTCAGAACCCGACGGAACCTTCCCGACACACGGCAGCCGCTCTGTTTATAAGCAGAACCGCGAGAACATGGCTGTAGAGCGTAGCGGGAAACCGGACGCTGCAGATGTCAAGATCAACAAAACAGCAAATTCTGTCCCAGGATCACCAAGCCAGCAGCGCAGGCCCAGCCATTCAAGTCGATACAGCAACAACAAGACCAGGATGGATGACCTCAAAATCTGACCAGACGCAAACAATACTCCAACTAGACTCCTCTTTCGCTCACAGGCTCTGAGCGCATGACAAGAATAAAAGTGTCATTTAGAGTGACATCAGAATCAGGGATTCCGAAAGTAAACTGGTGTGATGCTTTACTTGAATTCATTTTGTGGGAACATTGCAATAACTTGATCATTAATCCAAAAGACTGATGATTGAatcataaactaaaattaaatggaaGCTTTGAAATTATGATACATTAagacataattatgacataaagaGTCAAAATTATGGCATAAAGGATATTATGAAATACAAATCATGgcataaaaagttgaaattatgagtcATTATGACAAATTTctacataattaaacatttttcttataattttgacattttgtcatcatttcgATTTGCATAATTATGAATTGATCTCATATTTTTTACCTCTTTATTTCAGAATTATGagttagtatctcataatttcaacattataCGTCATGATCATGATTTACCAAAATGGAAAAGGGCTTTTGTAAGGATGATCacttaaaaagaattaaaaaggcTTTTCAGTTACCAACATTAAAATACTTAGGAGACTTACGGGTAAAATGTGAACGTTTGAATTTTGTGAGGTTTTTAGGGGGCGGACTGACTGTGGAGGAaaactaatttatattttttcagcgGCAACACTAATCACATTTTACAAGTCAACAGCTTACAACAGTTTCATCATCTAGACTTGTCTGACTGTCTTTATCAGGTGTTTACAGTGTGTCTATATCttgcttaaatgtttttaacCAGAGAACTAGTAATGTATGAATGCACCATCCACACATTCTCATGTAAACATGAATGATATAAAGCAAAGTTgccatgtgtgtgttcacttcttaAATAAACACTGGAGACTATTCTTAGAGAGCTGAAATGAGTGCCCAGAGacactttgtatgtgtgtgtgtgtccggttTGAAACCTGAGACAGGTCTGGCAGACGGACAGGAAGAAGCACTGATTGGCTAAATCTGTTACATTGGGCAAGAGTACAGATTGACTCAAGATGTTGCCAAAAGCATTTCAGCAGATCCAAAAAGTGTCACTGATGGGTTATGGGCTGTTCTTACCTCTCAAACTCTGCTCCAA
This is a stretch of genomic DNA from Cyprinus carpio isolate SPL01 unplaced genomic scaffold, ASM1834038v1 S000006615, whole genome shotgun sequence. It encodes these proteins:
- the LOC109090445 gene encoding gap junction alpha-3 protein-like, giving the protein MGDWNSLGKLLESAQEHSTVVGKVWLTVLFIFRILVLSAAAEKVWGDEQSGFTCDTKQPGCQNVCYDVTFPISHIRFWVLQIIFVSTPTLIYLGHILHLVRMEQKQKHNEAGGTDKQALLSTKSVKGPIRDEQGKIRLQGILLRTYVFNIIFKTLFEVGFIVAQYFLYGFELKPLYTCNRWPCPNTVNCYISRPTEKTIFIIFMLAVACVSLLLNLVEMYHLGFTKCHQGLRYRRSHSVCDTESKAPSEDVVVPFVPNYPYFPPHAPPPAPFPTEPHFNLSEPDGTFPTHGSRSVYKQNRENMAVERSGKPDAADVKINKTANSVPGSPSQQRRPSHSSRYSNNKTRMDDLKI